The DNA sequence GTCATTTTTAACTCTTGAAATGTTCAATTATTTAGAGCTATGGTAGCCAAGAATCAGTTCTGGACACCCTATTTCTTACAAGTCTTACGATTCCAAAACAATGCAGGTACTGGGATCTCGTCTGGAGCAAACCGGACCATCAAGCCGACGTTTTTGACAAGTATGTTTGACTCTTACGTTTGTTGCCTTCCTGTGTTGCTTCTTCTCTTGAGAAGCATTTGTTTGCAGAACGAACTAGAAACCGAATCTATGAGCTCATGTCGTTAACTGAGGTGCGTTTTGATCCAGGCTTGAAGGGACCGACGTGTACGTTATAACAGAAGAAGATAACCAAGTCGAGCTCTCATTCGTGAGAACATGGGATTCTTCATCAGACACAGGACTCCCCCTTAATATTGACAAAAGGTGCATTGTAAGTCTTGATCATCGCCCCGTTTTTTGATCATTCATCAAGTTAGATTGATTCCCTTACCTATAGCTAATAACTTCCTGATATATTCTAAAGGTTTGTAATGCTGCGTGGTTGCTCGGGATTTTACTCGTATGCAATTTTCGAGCGATTGGAGGGTTGGCCTGATGTTAATATCTCGCAAGGACGAATAGTGTTTAAGCTTCAGCACAATCTGTAAAAACAACACACTCTTGCTCTGCTCTATGTTTAGTACTTAGCTTGAAAAGAACTACATAAGTTCAATCAAGATTTGCTTATATATATGgctttgtgatatttaatgtTTAGGTTTCAGTACATGGCGGTATCTGATGATAGACAACGGATCATGCCGACTACTCATGACCGTGAGAAAGGTCTAGTTCTCGACTACCCGGAGGCTGTTTTTCTAACAAATCCAGACAATTCTTTTCTTAGAGGAGAGGTAAATTTTGATGCGtatagggttaaatgcaaCATGACCCTTTATGAAATCACTAATAGAAAATCGAATCTCTGATGCGGGAGTGAGTGAGCTTCTTTTCTAAAAGTTCAGGAGTGGTAGTTGCTCTGGTTTGTTTGTTTAGAGGGTTTTGTGCCTATTACTGATTTTGCAGGAGCAATAACTATGAAATGTGATCACTTGATAATGCATGTTATAATACAGGTTGATGACAAGTACCAGTATTCGAGCGACAACAAGGACAGTCGAGTCCACGGGTGGATATGCACTGACCCCGCAACCGGATTTTGGGTAATCACTCCAAGCAATGAATTCAAAACAGGAGGGCCTGTCAAGCAAGATCTCACTTCTCATGCCGGTCCAATTTCACTTTCCGTATGTATATTCCATTGAACATATATCCACAATACTTGTTAGAAGTTGGAACATGAGCACGAATGAAGAGCttaaaatcagaaaaagaCCAGTTACATCTACGATCGAGTACAACTTTATTATATCAGAAAGAGGTACAATTTCTGGATTATGTACTAATAATAGAAATGTATATGCAGATGTTCTTCAGTACTCATTACGCAGGGCTGCctttaattatagaatttcGCGATGGTGAACCATGGAAGAAGGTCTTTGGCCCTGTGTATATGTACCTAAATTCAGTTCTACCTGATGAAGATCCACTTACACTGTGGGCTGATGCCAAAGAACAGGTACTGGTGACAATTCTATTGGATTACTTGCATGAAGATCTGATTTTCTTTATCATCCATTCTAACATTGATGTTCGCTCAGATGCTCCTAGAAACAGAAAAGTGGCCATATGATTTCCCACTCTCGGACGACTTCCCATACGCTGATCAGCGGGGTACAGTGACCGGCCGGTTACTGGTTCGTGACAAGTATGTTCTTCTCCCTTGCTAAATTCagtattcaagaaaaattgtCTGCAAGTTTAATTAGAGGGGTTAAATCAATCCATACTCCTGTGGTTTAGTTAACAGACTTCTTGCTTCAAATAACTAGCAAACTTTCATATATGGATTCCAGTTACATCAACGAACGGCTTATAACTGCAAACGGTGCTTATATCGGTTTGGCTCCTTCAGGCGACCCTGGATTTTGGCAAAGAGAAAACAAGGCAATTCATTGATTCTTCAATAAAATAGTAGTTCAGTTCTTCACAAGGTCTCGATAAATATAACTAAAGTTGTTCGACTTTCATTACAGGGCTATCAATTCTGGACAGAATCTAATGCATTGGGGTACTTTGTAATCAAGAACATTCGAGCTGGGAACTATAGTCTCTATGCTTGGGTACCTGGATTCATCGGTGATTACAAATATAACATCCAAATCACTGTCCTGCCAGGTTTGGACAAAACTTTTAACTTGTGATGACTATACATATCATAATACATGTTTTAACCTTTGTCTTTGTAATGTGATGAAGCGTAGTATATCTAACGGTTAATTGCATTTCACCCCCTCTCAGAACACTAATAAccacaaaatttcatattacaaagaaacaacaacGCAATTCCTGAAACATGAAATGGTTACTTTTGTGTAAGGAAGCAAGATAAGGCTCAGAACTCTCGTGTATGATCCTCCAAGAAACGGCCCTACTCTGTGGGAAATCGACATTCCTGATCGTACTGCTAGTGAATTCTTTGTGCCTGATCCGAACCCAATGCTTATGAACCAATTATACGTGAGCCAGCCCGACAAGTAAGTACTTGTTCTTCTGAGGTATGTTCTGCTGCACTCTACAAAAGAAATGTGTTGATGATCTTTGTCTGGATTCAACAGATTTAGACAATATGGTTTA is a window from the Sesamum indicum cultivar Zhongzhi No. 13 linkage group LG15, S_indicum_v1.0, whole genome shotgun sequence genome containing:
- the LOC105178225 gene encoding probable rhamnogalacturonate lyase B isoform X1 → MVDGEVQVLKKMGWNRSCWLAILLQFFLLAQCAVHRRQRIHKNSTSDDENYYPPVQLHLLEDHVVLDNGILNVTLSTPGGMITGIEYNGIDNLLEYEYKENNRGYWDLVWSKPDHQADVFDKLEGTDVYVITEEDNQVELSFVRTWDSSSDTGLPLNIDKRFVMLRGCSGFYSYAIFERLEGWPDVNISQGRIVFKLQHNLFQYMAVSDDRQRIMPTTHDREKGLVLDYPEAVFLTNPDNSFLRGEVDDKYQYSSDNKDSRVHGWICTDPATGFWVITPSNEFKTGGPVKQDLTSHAGPISLSMFFSTHYAGLPLIIEFRDGEPWKKVFGPVYMYLNSVLPDEDPLTLWADAKEQMLLETEKWPYDFPLSDDFPYADQRGTVTGRLLVRDNYINERLITANGAYIGLAPSGDPGFWQRENKGYQFWTESNALGYFVIKNIRAGNYSLYAWVPGFIGDYKYNIQITVLPGSKIRLRTLVYDPPRNGPTLWEIDIPDRTASEFFVPDPNPMLMNQLYVSQPDKFRQYGLWDRYTDLYPEDLVYTIESSIYQTDWYFAHVNRKVDNKTYVPTTWKIVFDLTYVDELSNYTLQLALASANEAELQVRINDETTEVPHFTTGLIGRDNAIARHGIHGLYWLYSVDVPGSLLVTSTNTIFLTQSRGLSPWRGIMYDYIRLEGPSSNNQTQKHK
- the LOC105178225 gene encoding probable rhamnogalacturonate lyase B isoform X2 — protein: MGWNRSCWLAILLQFFLLAQCAVHRRQRIHKNSTSDDENYYPPVQLHLLEDHVVLDNGILNVTLSTPGGMITGIEYNGIDNLLEYEYKENNRGYWDLVWSKPDHQADVFDKLEGTDVYVITEEDNQVELSFVRTWDSSSDTGLPLNIDKRFVMLRGCSGFYSYAIFERLEGWPDVNISQGRIVFKLQHNLFQYMAVSDDRQRIMPTTHDREKGLVLDYPEAVFLTNPDNSFLRGEVDDKYQYSSDNKDSRVHGWICTDPATGFWVITPSNEFKTGGPVKQDLTSHAGPISLSMFFSTHYAGLPLIIEFRDGEPWKKVFGPVYMYLNSVLPDEDPLTLWADAKEQMLLETEKWPYDFPLSDDFPYADQRGTVTGRLLVRDNYINERLITANGAYIGLAPSGDPGFWQRENKGYQFWTESNALGYFVIKNIRAGNYSLYAWVPGFIGDYKYNIQITVLPGSKIRLRTLVYDPPRNGPTLWEIDIPDRTASEFFVPDPNPMLMNQLYVSQPDKFRQYGLWDRYTDLYPEDLVYTIESSIYQTDWYFAHVNRKVDNKTYVPTTWKIVFDLTYVDELSNYTLQLALASANEAELQVRINDETTEVPHFTTGLIGRDNAIARHGIHGLYWLYSVDVPGSLLVTSTNTIFLTQSRGLSPWRGIMYDYIRLEGPSSNNQTQKHK
- the LOC105178225 gene encoding probable rhamnogalacturonate lyase B isoform X3; this encodes MLRGCSGFYSYAIFERLEGWPDVNISQGRIVFKLQHNLFQYMAVSDDRQRIMPTTHDREKGLVLDYPEAVFLTNPDNSFLRGEVDDKYQYSSDNKDSRVHGWICTDPATGFWVITPSNEFKTGGPVKQDLTSHAGPISLSMFFSTHYAGLPLIIEFRDGEPWKKVFGPVYMYLNSVLPDEDPLTLWADAKEQMLLETEKWPYDFPLSDDFPYADQRGTVTGRLLVRDNYINERLITANGAYIGLAPSGDPGFWQRENKGYQFWTESNALGYFVIKNIRAGNYSLYAWVPGFIGDYKYNIQITVLPGSKIRLRTLVYDPPRNGPTLWEIDIPDRTASEFFVPDPNPMLMNQLYVSQPDKFRQYGLWDRYTDLYPEDLVYTIESSIYQTDWYFAHVNRKVDNKTYVPTTWKIVFDLTYVDELSNYTLQLALASANEAELQVRINDETTEVPHFTTGLIGRDNAIARHGIHGLYWLYSVDVPGSLLVTSTNTIFLTQSRGLSPWRGIMYDYIRLEGPSSNNQTQKHK
- the LOC105178225 gene encoding probable rhamnogalacturonate lyase B isoform X4 — encoded protein: MVDGEVQVLKKMGWNRSCWLAILLQFFLLAQCAVHRRQRIHKNSTSDDENYYPPVQLHLLEDHVVLDNGILNVTLSTPGGMITGIEYNGIDNLLEYEYKENNRGYWDLVWSKPDHQADVFDKLEGTDVYVITEEDNQVELSFVRTWDSSSDTGLPLNIDKRFVMLRGCSGFYSYAIFERLEGWPDVNISQGRIVFKLQHNLFQYMAVSDDRQRIMPTTHDREKGLVLDYPEAVFLTNPDNSFLRGEVDDKYQYSSDNKDSRVHGWICTDPATGFWVITPSNEFKTGGPVKQDLTSHAGPISLSMFFSTHYAGLPLIIEFRDGEPWKKVFGPVYMYLNSVLPDEDPLTLWADAKEQMLLETEKWPYDFPLSDDFPYADQRGTVTGRLLVRDNYINERLITANGAYIGLAPSGDPGFWQRENKGYQFWTESNALGYFVIKNIRAGNYSLYAWVPGFIGDYKYNIQITVLPAR